The Corallococcus soli DNA window CCGCCGGCCTTGGCCTCGCCATGGGCAACGCCAGCGCGGAGGTCCAACGCTTCGCACGCCACGTCACGCGCACCAACGACGAGGACGGGTTCGCCTACGCGGTCGACGCCTTCATCCTGGGCCAGCCGCCCTTCGCCCGGACGAAGCTGGGCCTTCCGCCCCGTACGCGCGCCTGCCTCTTCGGTCTTGATGGCGTCCTCGCCCAGACCTCCAGCCTCCACGCCAGGGCCTGGAAGCAGGTGTGCGACTACTACCTGCGGCGGCGCGCGCGAGCCTCGGGGCAGCCCTTCATCCCCTTCGACCTGGTGCGCGACACCTGCCGCTACTTCGACGGCAAGCCGCCCCTGGAAGGACTCCACGCGTTTCTAGACGCCCGCGGCATCGCGCTGCCGGAGAGCACGGTTCACGCGCTGAACGACCGCAAGGCGGAGTTCCTGGTCGAACTGCTCCGGCAGGAGCAGGTGGAGACGTATGAGGGAACGGTCCGCTACGTCCAGGCGGCGCGCGCCGCGGGACTTCGGACCGCGGTCGTCTCCGCGAGCAGGCACTGCGCTGAGCTGCTCCAGTCCGCCGGCATCCTGGACCTCTTCGACGCGCGGCTCGGCGCCACGCAGCCCCCCGAGGTCTACCTCGCGGCCGCCCGTGACCTCGGTGTCGGGTCCGAGGAAGCGGTCGTCTTCGAGGACACGTCCGCCGGCGTCGCGGCCGCACGGGCGGCCCACTTCGCCTATGTCATTGGCGTCGACCGGCTGGGTCGGCCCGCCGAGCTGCGCCGCCATGGCGCTGACCTCGTGGTGACGGATCCCGCCGATCTCCTCGAACAGGACGGCACCCTGCATTGACGGGCGTGCGGCCCTGCGACGCGTGCCTTCGAGGACGCGTCAGACATTCGAAGCGCCAACCCTGTGCGGCGAGCGACATCCGCCTCGCCCTCGGGTCGGTGTCAGGGCTGGGGGAGCGGACATCACAGTCAGCCCCGGGGGGTATTCGGACATCTCGTACTTCCGTGCGCCGCGCGAAGTGCGGACCATCTCCACCAATCGAGGTGTCTTGAATGCTGGGGATGGACAGCACCAGGCAGGGGATGAACCCGGGGCGTGCACCCTTCGTCGGCGCGTGGCCGCTGCTCGGCGTCCTGACGGCGCTCTCCGGATGCACGGTAGGTCCCAACTTCACGAAGCCTCAGGCCGAGGTGGCCAAGGAGTGGCGCACCCAGGGCGACCCACGACTTTCGACGCAGGCAGCGGTCGACACCCAATGGTGGAAGTCGTTTGGCGATCCGGCGCTCGATCGCCTCGTCGAGGTCGCCTATCGGCAGAACCTGCCGCTGCAGGTCGCGGGTCTGAGGATCGTGGAGGCGCGCGCCCAGTTGGGTGTCCTCACCGGCCAGCAGTATCCGCAGATCCAGGTGGCCACCGGCAGCGCCGCCGCGGTGGGACGCAGTGAGAACTCAGCCGCGGCCAACCTGGTGGATCTGACCAATCTTGGCTCCCTCGACCGCCACTACCTGGAATACCAGTTGGGCTTCGACGCGCTGTGGGAGGTGGACTTCTGGGGCAAGTACCGGCGGGGCGTGGAGTCGGGGGCCGCCGCCCTGCTCGCGTCGGTGGCGGACTACCAGTCCTCGCTCGTCGCGCTCACCGCGGAGGTGGCGCGAACCTATGTCCTGGTCCGGACGTACGAGGTGCTCATCGACCAGGGCCGGGAGAACGTCAGGATCCAGGAGGAGGGCTTCCGGATCGCGGAGTCGCGCTTCACCAACGGCGTCACCTCGGAGCTCGATGTGGCGCAGGCCGCGACCCTGCTGGAGAGCACCCGGGCCACCATCCCCCAGTTGGAGGGCGGGCTGGAGCAGGCCCGAAACGCGCTGAGCACGCTCCTGGGCCAGCCCACGGGCGCCGTGGAGGCCCTGCTGGCGGGCCCCAAGCAGATTCCGCTGGCGCCCGCGACGGTGGCCGTCGGCATGCCGGCGGAGATCCTGCGGCGGCGGCCGGATGTCCGCAGCGCCGAGCTGTTCGCCGCCGCGCAGTGTGCCCGGATCGGCATCGCCGAGGCGGACCTCTATCCGAGCTTCTCCCTCTTCGGGACGATCGGGCTGGAGGCGAGCACCAGCGGCACGTCCTCCGGCAACCTCTTCTCCCTGGGAAGTCTGGTGTATTCCATTGGCCCCCGGATCGTCTTTCCCTTCCTGAACTACGGCCGCCTGAAGAATGGCGTGCGGGTCGAAGACGCGCGGTTCCAGCAATTGCTCGTCAACTACCGCAACACGGTGCTCAAGGCGGGCCAGGAGGTGGCGGACGCCCTGACGGGCTACGTCAATGCCCAGAAGGCCATGGCGTTCCAGCAAGCCGCCGTGAAGGCCGCGCAGCGGTCGGTGGAGCTCGCCGTGGTGCAGTACCGGGAAGGCGCCGTGGACTACCAGCGCGTGCTGGACGCGCAACGCTCGCTCTTGCAGCAGCAGAACAACCTGGTCCAGACGAACTCCTCCATCGCCACGAACCTGGTCGCCCTCTACAAGGCGCTGGGCGGGGGCTGGGAGGTCCGCCGGGATCAGCCCGTCGTGCCGGAACCCATGCAAGGCGAGATGGAGAAGCGGACCGACTGGGGCGACATGTTGTCGAAGCCGCGGACGCAGGAAGTCAAGCACAGCTCGCAGCCGGAAGAGCAATAGAGAGTCCGCCATGCCCAAGTACCCGAAGGGGAAGATCAAGTGGGCCATTGGACTGATCGCCATCGCGATCGTCGTGTTCATTGGCTTCAAGTATTGGAAGGGGAAGAAATCCGCGCTGCCGGAGGGAATCGTCTCAGGCAACGGCCGCATCGAGGCGAAGCTGGCCGATGTCGCCGCCAAGGAGCCCCTGCGGGTGAAGCAAATCCTTGTCAACGAGGGCGACCTCGTCAGGCCGGGTCAGGTGCTGGTGCGGTTGGACACCACCACGCTGGAGTCCAGCCTGGCGGAGGCCAACGCGAACCTCGCGGCCACGGAGGAGAAGCTGGCGGTGGCCCAGGCGGGGATCGTCAAACAGAAGAGTGAGATAGAGCTTGCCACCATCGAAGCCGAGCGCGCCCGAAGGCTGGTGGCGCAGGGGGCCGGTTCGCAGCGCGATCTGGACGTTCGAACGAGCCAGGTGGAGACCACCCGGGCCGCCCTGGCGGAAGCGGAAGCCACGCTGAAGACGTCCAGGGAGGAGATTGAGGTCGCGCGAGCCAATGCGGCGACGGTCCAGACGCGCATCGCCGACGCGACGCTCAAGTCGCCCGTGACGGGACGCGTCCTCTATCGCCTCGCCGAACCCGGTGAGGTGCTCGCGCCCGGCGGACCGGCGCTGACACTGGTGAACCTGGAAGACGTCTACATGGAGATCTTCCTCCCGGCGAGCGAGGCCGCCCGGGTGAAGCTTGGCTCCGAAGCGCGCCTCACCGCCGACTTCGAGCCCGACCGTTCCATCCCCGGGTATGTCTCCTT harbors:
- a CDS encoding Cof-type HAD-IIB family hydrolase, yielding MTIKLLIADIDGTLVTRDKAVTARTREAVARLRASGIQFTVTSGRPPRGMAGLVAALDLTDPVAAFNGGVYVKSDLTTVLEQRTLPPVIARQAVDFMLQAGLDVWVYQGADWFLRDPEAFRVARERSNVGFDPVVIADLHDVLDAPIKLVGVSEDTERVARCEAELSLRLGTEASAARSTPYYVDVTHPEANKGMVVREAARLLALPIEQIAAIGDMANDLPMLTTAGLGLAMGNASAEVQRFARHVTRTNDEDGFAYAVDAFILGQPPFARTKLGLPPRTRACLFGLDGVLAQTSSLHARAWKQVCDYYLRRRARASGQPFIPFDLVRDTCRYFDGKPPLEGLHAFLDARGIALPESTVHALNDRKAEFLVELLRQEQVETYEGTVRYVQAARAAGLRTAVVSASRHCAELLQSAGILDLFDARLGATQPPEVYLAAARDLGVGSEEAVVFEDTSAGVAAARAAHFAYVIGVDRLGRPAELRRHGADLVVTDPADLLEQDGTLH
- a CDS encoding efflux transporter outer membrane subunit, encoding MDSTRQGMNPGRAPFVGAWPLLGVLTALSGCTVGPNFTKPQAEVAKEWRTQGDPRLSTQAAVDTQWWKSFGDPALDRLVEVAYRQNLPLQVAGLRIVEARAQLGVLTGQQYPQIQVATGSAAAVGRSENSAAANLVDLTNLGSLDRHYLEYQLGFDALWEVDFWGKYRRGVESGAAALLASVADYQSSLVALTAEVARTYVLVRTYEVLIDQGRENVRIQEEGFRIAESRFTNGVTSELDVAQAATLLESTRATIPQLEGGLEQARNALSTLLGQPTGAVEALLAGPKQIPLAPATVAVGMPAEILRRRPDVRSAELFAAAQCARIGIAEADLYPSFSLFGTIGLEASTSGTSSGNLFSLGSLVYSIGPRIVFPFLNYGRLKNGVRVEDARFQQLLVNYRNTVLKAGQEVADALTGYVNAQKAMAFQQAAVKAAQRSVELAVVQYREGAVDYQRVLDAQRSLLQQQNNLVQTNSSIATNLVALYKALGGGWEVRRDQPVVPEPMQGEMEKRTDWGDMLSKPRTQEVKHSSQPEEQ
- a CDS encoding HlyD family secretion protein: MPKYPKGKIKWAIGLIAIAIVVFIGFKYWKGKKSALPEGIVSGNGRIEAKLADVAAKEPLRVKQILVNEGDLVRPGQVLVRLDTTTLESSLAEANANLAATEEKLAVAQAGIVKQKSEIELATIEAERARRLVAQGAGSQRDLDVRTSQVETTRAALAEAEATLKTSREEIEVARANAATVQTRIADATLKSPVTGRVLYRLAEPGEVLAPGGPALTLVNLEDVYMEIFLPASEAARVKLGSEARLTADFEPDRSIPGYVSFVSPEAQFTPKQVETKSEREKLVFRLKLQVPRELASRYVERIKTGIRGVGYVKVDPAATWPTKLQNVITAESESH